From the genome of Candidatus Thermokryptus mobilis:
TCAACACCAACTTCTGCAAGTATTGGATAATTTGGAGATGTAAATGCATCAAAACCCCACACATCAATTTTTTTGGCTCTGTTCCCACGAAATAACTTATTATTAAAGAATATACATACCTCGGGGATTGGATAAGTTGCAAGTTCAATCGCATTTATCAAATTATTCCTCGCATCAGTTCTTATCTCCGAAAGAGGTCTCTGTGACCCCGTCAATATAACAGGTTTTGAAAGACCTTCAAGCATAAAGGAAAGAGCCGAAGCAGTGTATACCATCGTATCTGTGCCATGAGTTATAACGAAACCATCAAAATCCTCATAATTTCTTGCTATGACATCGGCCATCTTTATCCAATGCTCAATTCCAATGTTAGATGAATCAATGTTAGCAACTATAAATGACTCAATCTCAGCGATTTTCCTTATCTCTGGGACAAACTCAATGATCCCGTTAATAAAAGCACTTGGTGCAAGTGTCCCACCTTTAAAAGCCATCCC
Proteins encoded in this window:
- a CDS encoding asparaginase — encoded protein: MKKILLIHTGGTFGMAFKGGTLAPSAFINGIIEFVPEIRKIAEIESFIVANIDSSNIGIEHWIKMADVIARNYEDFDGFVITHGTDTMVYTASALSFMLEGLSKPVILTGSQRPLSEIRTDARNNLINAIELATYPIPEVCIFFNNKLFRGNRAKKIDVWGFDAFTSPNYPILAEVGVDITIYPENFLKSRNGELKVSKEFSNKVFCVKVFPSMKVDYLMKLLELDLKAFVLEAFGSGNLPNIEERSLIPFVREAVEGGKIVAISTQAVYGKVDLSLYQCGKDVLEAGALSCKDMTTETALVKLMFLLGKFGEDIDKVKEFFYVPIAGEVS